The following proteins are encoded in a genomic region of Cyclonatronum proteinivorum:
- a CDS encoding M14 family metallopeptidase: MKTSLCSLFVLFFLGGMMQAAFVSAAVSQSVQSPEAFLGYEKGERLTPHHRVMDYVTHVAENSDRVMAEPYGKTYGGRTLMLLYVSTPENLARLDEIRTNNLRRAGLLGGEATSLESKAIIWLSYNVHGNEISATEAALFTLYELATGDDTHLQNTVVIIDPLLNPDGRDRYVNWYHQTAGRQPDPYRTSREHIEPWPNARTNHYNIDLNRDWAWQTQIETRQRMAVYHQWMPHIHADFHEMGVDQPYYFAPAAEPFHVAITDWQREFQQTIGENHARHFDDDFRVYFTREIFDLFYPSYGDTYPTFNGAIGMTYEQAGNTQGGLSVITADGDTLTFARRILNQHVAGMSTVEVASMHYERVAEEFFRFFRDAAETPYAPHKTYVISGNNTPDKLQLLTSYLDAWGISYGHAPNTRSVRALDYQSLEERTISLNSQDLLISAHQPKSVLLNVLFEPRTTVVDSLTYDITAWAVPYAMGLEAFAIERRIDPAGPFSINHPVTDFSAMPEQPYAYLARWESKQDAFYLAQLLQHDIRVRFATQPFSMDGQRTWERGTLILTRRGNEQHGDRFDSVVRELADELGRELVAVNTGLVMSGRDFGSSGVPMVHAPRVALIGGPGANPNNFGEVWHFLDQELEYPHSVFEHTHLNRVNFSDFDVIILPQGGYLNQVSNQVKDDLRRWIRNGGRMITFGNAIRALDEGDQFQELRSMPEPTDEARTAQQLLRAEDRRRDAAASLITGSIYYLNLDNSHPLAFGYPEFYYSLKSGANAFEYLESGFNVGTLQAGAHRSGFQGYRVKDHIENSLIFGVQPYGRGNIVYLNDNPIFRGFWHNGALLFANAIFFVGQ; this comes from the coding sequence ATGAAAACTTCGCTATGCAGCCTTTTTGTGCTGTTTTTTTTAGGGGGGATGATGCAGGCCGCATTTGTCTCTGCTGCCGTAAGTCAGTCCGTTCAGTCGCCGGAAGCTTTTCTGGGCTACGAAAAAGGGGAGCGCCTCACGCCACATCACCGGGTAATGGATTACGTGACGCACGTAGCCGAAAACAGTGATCGGGTAATGGCTGAGCCGTACGGCAAAACCTACGGCGGACGCACACTCATGCTGCTCTACGTCAGTACGCCTGAAAACCTTGCGCGCCTCGACGAAATCCGGACCAACAACCTGCGCCGTGCCGGACTGCTTGGCGGGGAAGCCACATCCCTGGAATCCAAAGCCATCATCTGGCTAAGCTACAATGTTCACGGCAACGAAATTTCAGCCACGGAAGCCGCTCTGTTCACCCTCTACGAACTCGCTACCGGCGACGACACCCATCTTCAGAACACGGTCGTGATCATTGATCCGCTGCTGAACCCGGACGGAAGAGACCGCTATGTAAACTGGTATCACCAAACCGCGGGGCGTCAGCCTGACCCGTACCGGACCTCCCGTGAGCACATCGAGCCCTGGCCCAATGCGCGTACCAATCACTACAACATCGACCTGAACCGCGACTGGGCCTGGCAAACGCAGATCGAAACGCGACAGCGCATGGCCGTGTACCATCAGTGGATGCCGCATATCCATGCCGATTTCCATGAAATGGGCGTCGATCAGCCTTATTATTTTGCACCTGCGGCCGAGCCCTTTCACGTGGCCATCACAGACTGGCAGCGGGAGTTTCAGCAAACCATTGGTGAAAATCACGCGCGCCATTTCGATGACGACTTCCGGGTTTACTTTACCCGCGAAATTTTCGACCTCTTCTATCCCAGCTACGGTGATACATACCCGACCTTTAACGGAGCCATAGGCATGACCTACGAACAGGCCGGCAACACACAGGGCGGCCTGAGCGTGATTACTGCTGACGGGGATACCCTCACCTTTGCCCGTCGCATTCTGAATCAGCATGTTGCCGGGATGTCAACTGTTGAAGTCGCTTCCATGCACTATGAGCGCGTAGCCGAGGAGTTTTTCCGCTTCTTCAGAGACGCTGCCGAAACACCCTATGCGCCGCATAAAACCTACGTTATTTCCGGCAACAACACCCCTGATAAACTTCAGCTGCTCACAAGCTATCTCGACGCCTGGGGTATCAGCTACGGACATGCCCCGAATACACGCTCTGTACGGGCACTCGACTATCAATCGCTTGAAGAGCGTACTATTTCGCTCAACAGTCAGGATTTGCTTATCAGTGCACATCAGCCAAAATCAGTATTGCTGAACGTGCTGTTTGAACCCCGCACAACAGTTGTTGATTCTCTCACCTATGATATTACGGCATGGGCCGTGCCTTATGCCATGGGCCTCGAAGCATTTGCGATTGAACGCCGCATTGATCCTGCGGGTCCGTTTTCAATCAATCATCCGGTAACGGATTTCAGCGCCATGCCGGAACAGCCTTATGCCTACCTTGCCCGCTGGGAAAGCAAACAGGACGCTTTTTACCTTGCACAGCTGCTGCAGCACGATATCCGCGTACGATTCGCCACACAGCCCTTCAGTATGGACGGGCAGCGTACCTGGGAGCGGGGCACCCTCATCCTTACCCGCCGGGGCAATGAACAGCACGGCGACCGCTTCGACAGCGTAGTAAGGGAGCTTGCCGACGAGCTGGGCCGCGAACTTGTTGCGGTGAACACCGGACTGGTGATGAGCGGACGCGACTTTGGATCTTCAGGTGTACCTATGGTGCATGCGCCGCGCGTTGCGCTGATCGGCGGACCTGGTGCGAATCCCAACAATTTCGGGGAAGTGTGGCACTTTTTGGATCAGGAGCTGGAATATCCCCATTCTGTCTTCGAACACACGCACCTGAACCGGGTTAACTTTTCGGATTTTGATGTCATCATTCTGCCTCAGGGCGGCTATCTGAATCAGGTCAGCAATCAGGTTAAGGATGATCTTCGCCGCTGGATTCGTAACGGCGGCCGCATGATTACCTTCGGCAACGCCATCCGTGCCCTCGATGAAGGCGATCAGTTTCAGGAACTGCGCAGTATGCCTGAACCCACAGACGAAGCGCGAACTGCACAACAGCTGCTGCGGGCCGAAGACCGCCGCCGGGACGCCGCAGCCAGCCTTATTACGGGCAGTATCTACTACCTCAACCTTGACAACAGCCATCCGCTGGCATTTGGGTATCCCGAGTTTTACTATTCCCTGAAATCAGGCGCTAACGCCTTTGAATACCTCGAGAGCGGCTTTAATGTAGGGACGCTGCAAGCGGGCGCACACCGCTCCGGATTTCAGGGATACCGGGTAAAAGATCACATTGAAAATTCCCTTATTTTTGGCGTACAGCCCTATGGACGCGGAAACATTGTGTACCTGAACGATAATCCGATATTCCGCGGATTCTGGCATAACGGCGCACTGCTTTTCGCAAACGCCATCTTTTTTGTAGGTCAGTAG
- the dapA gene encoding 4-hydroxy-tetrahydrodipicolinate synthase: protein MSASQHDLRLQGVYTAIVTPFTEDGSLDLHAFEKLLDWQLEGGVSGVVVCGTTGESPTVTETEFTALLQLTHKKLRGRAVLIAGTGTNCTEKTIERSKLARDNGAQVLLIASPYYNKPTQNGLLAHYHAIADSVDLPIIVYNVPGRTAVNITTDSLIVLARHPNIIAVKEASGDINQIMDVIARVPQPFTVLAGDDPITLPVLGCGGRGTISVISNEAPALMVKMVQAALNGDFEQARTRHYELLPLMKANFWESNPTVVKAALAEMGLIKNVLRLPLVPMSNRLRTSLIEELHKLKLV, encoded by the coding sequence ATGAGCGCTTCCCAACACGACCTTAGGCTTCAGGGGGTTTACACAGCCATTGTTACGCCTTTCACAGAAGATGGCAGTCTTGATCTTCACGCATTTGAAAAATTACTGGACTGGCAGCTTGAAGGGGGTGTTAGCGGCGTAGTGGTCTGCGGCACAACAGGGGAGAGCCCAACCGTTACCGAAACAGAATTTACGGCACTGCTTCAGCTTACGCATAAAAAGCTCAGGGGCAGAGCCGTGCTGATTGCCGGCACCGGTACCAACTGTACCGAAAAAACCATTGAACGCTCCAAGCTTGCCCGTGACAACGGGGCTCAGGTGCTGCTTATCGCTTCACCCTACTACAACAAGCCAACCCAAAACGGCCTGCTTGCCCATTATCACGCCATCGCCGATTCGGTTGATCTGCCCATTATCGTGTACAATGTACCGGGTCGCACGGCTGTGAACATTACCACCGATTCGCTGATTGTACTGGCCCGTCATCCCAACATCATTGCTGTGAAGGAAGCAAGCGGCGACATCAATCAGATTATGGATGTGATTGCACGGGTGCCACAACCCTTCACGGTACTTGCCGGCGATGATCCGATTACGCTGCCTGTTTTGGGCTGCGGGGGAAGAGGCACCATATCCGTGATTTCCAATGAAGCACCGGCCCTGATGGTAAAAATGGTGCAGGCTGCGCTGAACGGGGATTTTGAACAGGCCCGCACCCGTCATTACGAGCTGCTGCCCCTGATGAAAGCCAATTTCTGGGAAAGCAATCCTACCGTCGTCAAAGCCGCCCTTGCTGAAATGGGCCTGATCAAAAATGTACTCCGGCTGCCGCTTGTACCTATGAGCAACCGCCTGCGCACATCACTTATCGAAGAACTTCACAAACTCAAACTTGTCTGA
- a CDS encoding ribonuclease E inhibitor RraB: MNESQKQNLGIVKAFFRGEVKRLTETPWPVHFFFFCEDESDAYRLSGALQKRGHKILSCKFSEESAKWQVRTEEMLIFDNEVLAERLDRYEALAIQMKAEFDGWESMMPE, encoded by the coding sequence ATGAATGAAAGTCAGAAACAAAATTTGGGTATAGTTAAGGCTTTTTTCCGGGGAGAAGTAAAGCGCTTAACCGAAACCCCATGGCCGGTGCATTTTTTCTTTTTTTGCGAGGATGAATCGGACGCTTACCGGCTAAGCGGTGCACTCCAAAAAAGGGGACACAAAATTTTGAGCTGTAAGTTTTCAGAAGAAAGTGCGAAGTGGCAGGTCAGAACGGAAGAAATGCTGATTTTTGATAATGAAGTTCTGGCTGAAAGACTTGACCGCTATGAAGCGCTTGCAATACAAATGAAGGCCGAGTTTGACGGCTGGGAATCTATGATGCCTGAATGA
- a CDS encoding S49 family peptidase, translating into MKKKLLLFLFIPLLSFTAAQAQFSSYGFHERNDFLLASPGAMKFGLYGFDNPALLAYVNQFDLLFQFSDHNGFGEDNRSGLFLAAPGIGFSVLSDQLGPETFRNYSLGLGFGDDRGAFGISYNWNGGDSTLFELKRFVTLGSVSRINRFVSVGSMASFSVDDDDYEVVFDVGVRPFGTPKLALFADYAIPGVAIGEGNWSAGAAIEALPGVRLTGRYLHDIGFTTGLQFSFGRSGVSTQTHLDTGGSHQFNTYGIRLGAMDRNIFDRSTRSNAAYLTLNLRGPMVYQNNRFFDSRNTLAATLETIRDAKEDPRIAGITINTTGMAISPVMIWEIREALQDFRSAGKKVLIYIERGGMSHLHLASVADYVVMDPMGGLMISGYASSSTYLKDLLDHYGIGVDEFREMTHKSAFEAFARSEGSEEDREQRMDLINGYYEVTRADVSRGRNISHEDFDALIDGALGLLPRDLLEAGIVDTLARNTELDDIIRELEDRRMQRISTSDLLANTLPRDDYWGARPQIAVIYAIGGTQTEGGIQARRLARDIRAARNDNNIRAVVLRADSPGGDALASDLVAQELLKTQEEKPVVVSMGNVAASGGYWISMYSDAIVVAPNTVTGSIGVISGWIYDDGLTDRLRLNYEVLSRGESADLMGGPSLPLLGLGLPGRNLTEHERERLIGSMLSLYDDFIEKVAEGRDMSEEEVRAVAEGRVWTGEQAVANGLADEIGSLQFAIDLAREKASLGADEPFELFERPVPQAFDLFSALPVPSIIRARFSQEEAMLADPLVEYLKMRIAQNGQPTVGLPLEYYQLIYELTQPR; encoded by the coding sequence ATGAAAAAGAAATTACTGCTGTTTCTGTTTATTCCGCTGCTCAGTTTTACCGCTGCGCAGGCACAATTTAGCTCATACGGTTTTCATGAGCGCAACGACTTTCTGCTTGCAAGTCCGGGTGCCATGAAATTCGGGCTTTATGGATTCGACAATCCCGCTCTGCTGGCGTATGTGAATCAGTTTGATCTGTTATTTCAGTTTTCCGACCATAATGGCTTCGGCGAAGACAACCGAAGCGGATTGTTCCTTGCGGCACCGGGCATTGGCTTTTCGGTACTTTCTGATCAGCTGGGTCCGGAGACCTTCCGGAATTACAGTCTGGGACTTGGTTTTGGTGATGACCGCGGTGCATTCGGTATTTCCTATAACTGGAACGGCGGCGACAGCACACTTTTTGAGCTGAAGCGCTTTGTTACCCTCGGCAGCGTGAGCCGGATAAACCGTTTCGTTTCGGTAGGCAGCATGGCTTCATTTTCGGTAGATGACGACGATTATGAAGTCGTTTTTGATGTGGGCGTTCGTCCTTTTGGTACGCCAAAACTGGCACTTTTTGCCGACTATGCGATACCCGGCGTTGCCATTGGTGAAGGGAACTGGAGTGCGGGTGCTGCGATTGAAGCGTTGCCCGGGGTACGGCTCACGGGTCGGTATCTGCACGATATCGGGTTCACGACAGGCCTGCAGTTTAGCTTTGGGCGCAGTGGCGTAAGCACGCAAACACATCTGGATACGGGCGGCAGCCATCAGTTCAATACCTACGGCATCCGTCTCGGCGCTATGGACCGAAATATTTTCGACCGTTCCACACGCAGTAACGCTGCCTATCTCACGCTTAATCTGCGGGGCCCGATGGTGTATCAGAACAACCGTTTCTTTGACAGCCGCAACACCCTGGCCGCAACCCTTGAGACCATCCGCGACGCCAAAGAAGATCCCCGTATTGCGGGCATTACCATTAATACGACCGGTATGGCAATATCACCGGTGATGATTTGGGAAATTCGTGAAGCACTGCAGGATTTCAGGTCAGCCGGAAAAAAAGTGCTGATCTATATTGAGCGCGGCGGAATGAGCCATCTTCACCTCGCATCGGTTGCGGATTATGTGGTGATGGATCCCATGGGCGGCCTGATGATTTCCGGGTATGCTTCAAGCTCGACCTACCTCAAAGATTTACTCGATCATTACGGGATTGGCGTGGATGAATTCCGGGAGATGACGCATAAATCAGCTTTTGAAGCTTTTGCCCGTAGCGAAGGTTCTGAAGAAGACCGCGAGCAAAGAATGGACCTCATTAATGGCTATTATGAAGTTACCCGGGCCGATGTAAGCCGTGGCCGCAATATCAGCCATGAAGACTTTGACGCCCTCATCGACGGTGCTCTTGGTCTGTTGCCACGCGACCTGCTCGAAGCCGGGATCGTTGATACGCTGGCCCGCAATACGGAACTGGATGACATCATCCGTGAGCTTGAAGACCGCCGTATGCAGCGTATCAGCACTTCGGATCTTCTTGCAAATACTTTGCCCCGTGATGATTACTGGGGTGCGCGCCCGCAAATCGCCGTAATCTATGCCATTGGCGGCACCCAAACAGAAGGCGGTATTCAGGCCCGCAGGCTTGCCCGTGATATCCGTGCCGCCCGAAATGACAACAATATTCGCGCGGTCGTGCTGCGTGCCGATTCACCCGGCGGCGACGCCCTCGCCTCTGATCTTGTGGCTCAGGAACTCCTTAAAACACAAGAAGAGAAACCGGTTGTTGTATCCATGGGAAATGTGGCTGCCTCTGGCGGGTACTGGATTTCGATGTATTCCGACGCCATTGTTGTTGCACCCAATACTGTGACCGGATCTATTGGCGTAATTTCCGGCTGGATTTACGATGACGGTCTCACAGACCGACTCCGACTCAATTACGAAGTGCTGTCCCGCGGTGAATCCGCTGATCTCATGGGCGGGCCATCGCTTCCACTGCTCGGCCTTGGTCTTCCCGGCCGCAACCTAACCGAACACGAACGGGAGCGCCTCATCGGCAGCATGCTCAGCCTCTATGATGATTTTATTGAGAAAGTGGCAGAAGGCCGCGATATGAGCGAAGAAGAAGTGAGAGCCGTTGCCGAAGGCCGCGTCTGGACCGGAGAACAGGCTGTTGCCAATGGACTTGCCGATGAGATTGGCAGCCTGCAATTCGCGATTGACCTTGCCCGTGAAAAAGCCAGCCTTGGTGCGGATGAACCCTTTGAACTATTCGAACGACCGGTACCTCAGGCATTCGATCTGTTCTCAGCACTTCCTGTGCCTTCCATAATTCGGGCAAGATTTTCACAGGAAGAAGCCATGCTTGCAGATCCCCTCGTTGAATATCTGAAAATGCGTATTGCTCAAAACGGTCAGCCAACAGTAGGGCTACCCCTCGAATATTATCAGCTGATCTACGAGCTGACGCAGCCGCGCTAA
- a CDS encoding DUF1499 domain-containing protein: METTQSESDLNPKASAFSSWYFATLIGLTALTALFFVLSGYGYNWGVWGLSTAFFILRISAYMLIVFGIAGLLSLWFANRSRNRGRHLTYTFLTIALSGTAVGVALYWQAQVNNNPFLHEISTDTQNPPAFDAILDLRADAPNPPEYGGEPVAMLQQAAFPDIITIVLPYPKQRVYDEAVSLIGARGWDLAAGNYETGIIEATEKLPWFGFKDDVVIRLVSDNGRTIFDMRSKSRIGGTDLGVNARRVQRFMADLKTNLSD; this comes from the coding sequence ATGGAAACAACCCAATCCGAGAGCGATCTCAACCCGAAGGCTTCGGCTTTCTCCTCCTGGTATTTCGCAACCCTTATCGGACTCACCGCGCTGACCGCGCTGTTTTTCGTACTCTCCGGATATGGGTACAACTGGGGCGTCTGGGGACTTTCCACCGCATTTTTCATCCTCCGTATCAGCGCTTATATGCTGATTGTTTTTGGAATTGCAGGGCTGCTGTCTCTTTGGTTTGCCAACCGCAGCCGAAACAGGGGCAGACATCTTACCTACACATTCCTTACTATTGCTTTAAGTGGTACGGCTGTTGGTGTTGCGCTGTACTGGCAGGCTCAGGTCAACAACAACCCGTTTCTGCATGAAATCAGCACCGATACCCAAAATCCGCCGGCTTTTGACGCTATTCTTGATCTTCGGGCTGACGCACCCAATCCGCCGGAATATGGCGGTGAACCCGTTGCTATGCTGCAGCAAGCTGCTTTCCCGGATATTATCACCATTGTGCTACCGTACCCCAAACAGCGGGTTTATGATGAAGCCGTCAGCCTGATAGGCGCAAGGGGATGGGATCTTGCTGCCGGTAACTACGAAACCGGCATTATTGAAGCAACGGAAAAATTACCCTGGTTTGGATTCAAAGACGATGTGGTGATTCGTCTTGTTTCTGATAACGGTCGTACCATTTTTGACATGCGGTCCAAGTCCCGCATCGGGGGCACCGATCTCGGTGTAAACGCGCGCCGTGTTCAGCGCTTCATGGCCGACCTGAAAACTAACCTGTCTGACTGA
- a CDS encoding NAD(P)/FAD-dependent oxidoreductase, translating into MQERKRLLICGGGHASLPAIKMGKHWQKHGLEVLLVSAHPYLYYSGAVPQYLGGFFDEDEARIDLKKLCHDYGTSFICASVKEVDGEAQTVVISTGKQLHWDYLFINTGVRSRNSDYDHAHYFPVKPMQRLVQLFGKLESAATAGLKILILGGGAAGCEIALNLSVSNHKNIRSVTLFEADDRILSSFPERLSAVVRRALAENRVSISCKRKIAGDEISQLMSDYDIVIDASGNMPETERIKHGLTTDESGRIRVHQTLQSADYPNIFAAGDCALVGESGYMPVGVHAVKQGALFRDVMDAILRGSALPAYKPWPATPLILSQGQSRGFFVSGKLVFSGRWCIILKYMLDMNWLEKYTLPRSERRSWFRLIYDGFTRTKKAKPPQS; encoded by the coding sequence ATGCAGGAACGGAAAAGGCTATTGATTTGCGGTGGCGGACATGCTTCGCTTCCTGCCATTAAAATGGGAAAACACTGGCAGAAGCACGGACTCGAAGTCCTTTTGGTTTCAGCCCACCCGTACCTGTATTACTCCGGTGCTGTACCGCAATATTTGGGAGGATTTTTTGATGAGGATGAAGCCCGGATTGATCTTAAAAAACTGTGTCATGATTATGGCACATCATTTATCTGTGCTTCTGTTAAAGAAGTTGATGGTGAAGCGCAAACGGTAGTGATCAGCACCGGGAAACAGCTGCACTGGGACTATCTCTTTATCAATACCGGCGTAAGAAGCCGGAACAGTGATTATGATCACGCGCACTATTTTCCTGTGAAGCCTATGCAGCGGCTTGTTCAGCTTTTTGGCAAGCTTGAATCAGCAGCAACAGCAGGCCTGAAAATACTGATACTTGGCGGAGGCGCTGCGGGATGTGAAATTGCCCTTAATCTTTCAGTTTCAAACCATAAAAACATCAGGTCTGTCACGCTGTTTGAAGCGGATGACAGAATTTTGTCATCTTTTCCGGAACGGCTTTCGGCTGTGGTGAGGCGGGCTTTAGCAGAAAATAGGGTTAGTATAAGCTGTAAGCGGAAGATTGCGGGTGATGAAATATCCCAATTGATGTCAGATTATGACATCGTAATTGATGCTTCCGGAAATATGCCTGAGACCGAGCGAATTAAACACGGGCTTACAACGGATGAGAGCGGGCGTATCCGCGTTCATCAGACCCTTCAGTCAGCAGATTATCCGAACATTTTTGCCGCCGGTGACTGTGCCTTAGTCGGAGAGTCCGGTTACATGCCTGTTGGCGTGCATGCGGTAAAACAGGGTGCCCTGTTCAGGGATGTGATGGATGCCATACTGCGCGGGTCAGCACTTCCGGCTTACAAACCCTGGCCGGCTACGCCCCTTATTTTATCTCAGGGTCAGAGCCGGGGGTTCTTTGTTTCGGGTAAGCTGGTGTTTTCAGGAAGATGGTGCATTATCCTGAAGTACATGCTCGATATGAACTGGCTTGAAAAGTACACGCTTCCGCGTTCTGAACGTCGCTCGTGGTTTCGGCTGATTTATGATGGCTTCACCCGAACAAAAAAAGCCAAACCCCCGCAAAGCTGA